The sequence below is a genomic window from Polaribacter vadi.
CGTTTCAAACATTTTTGCATCCATTGTGCCTCCAGAAATATCATTGATCATTGCTGCTCCAGAATTAATCGTTTCTAATGCAATTTTGCTTCTAAAAGTATCTACAGAAATAATAATTTCAGGAAAATGTTTTATCAACAAATCAATTACAGGTACAATTCTTTGTAATTCTTCTTCCTCAGCAATATGTTTTGCTCCAGGTCTTGAAGAATAGGCACCAACATCAATAAAAGTAGCACCCTCCAAAAGCATTTTTTCAACTTGCTTTAAAATAGCAGTTTCGTCTTTGTATTTTCCTCCATCATAAAAAGAATCTGGAGTAATATTTAAAATCCCCATCACTTTAGGTGATGATAAATCTATTAATGTTCCTTTACAATTTATTGTCATTTTAAACTACAACTTTATTGATTACGTGACTTATTTTTGGTGCTTTATAGCTGTTCATTTTTTCTAAAAGTTTTTCAACTGAATCTTCAACAATCAATAACTTTTTATTTTCTGGTTTCACATAACCTTCTTCCACCATTTTATCAAGCTGCATTAAAACACCATCAAAAAAACCATTGATATTTAAAAGTCCAACAGGTTTTTGTTCAATATATAATTGACTTAAAGTAAGCGCTTCAAACAATTCATCTAGGGTTCCAAAACCTCCAGGTAACGTAATATAACCATCAACTAATTTGCTCATAATTACTTTGCGTTCGCTCATATTTTTGCAAATAATCATTTCTTCAACTCCTAAATGCAGCACTTCTTCTTTCTCTAATAATTTCGGAATTACGCCAATAACTTCACCTTTTTGCTCTAAAATTGTGTCTGACAAAGCTCCCATCATTCCTATTTTTCCTCCTCCATAAACCAAACCAATATTGTTGTTTACAAAATAATTACCAAGCTCAATTGCAGCTTGTTTATACATAGGATTAAAGCCTAAACTTGATCCACAAAAAACAACAATTCTTTTCATTATTCTAAAATATTTTAGGTTGATAAATTCCGAGTAAAAATAAACGAATTGCGTTTAAGTTTTACTATTTTTACGCAAATACTTTTACGAAAAAATGCAAGATACATCTAAACAATATGATGCTGTAATTGAAGGTTGCAGAAGTTTATTCATCAAAAAAATGTCTGATTATGGTTCTGCTTGGCGAATTTTACGTTTACCATCGTTAACGGATCAAATTTTTATCAAAGCACAAAGAATAAGACAGTTGCAAGAAAATGAGGTGAGAAAAGTAGATGAAGGAGAAAAATCTGAATTTATTGGAATTATAAACTATTCGATTATGGCACTTATTCAATTAGAAAAAGGTGTTGTAGAAAATCCTGATTTATCAACTGAACAAGCAACTGTTTTATATGACAAACATGCAAAAATTACCAAAGAATTAATGATGAATAAAAATCATGATTATGGTGAGGCTTGGAGAGAAATGCGTGTGTCTAGCCTAACAGATTTAATTTTGCAAAAATTATTACGCGTAAAACAAATTGAAGATAATAAAGGAAAAACAATCGTTTCTGAAGGAATTGATGCCAATTATCAAGACATGATTAATTACGCTGTTTTTGCGATGATCCATTTGGGGAAGTAAATTTAACATAAAATGAAAATTGAATCTAAATTAAATGAAAGTTCTTTTAGAAAATCTCAAAAGATTAATCTAGATTTCGTTTTTGGTAAAAAATTAAAAAGTGTAAAGCAAAATTTAATTTTGCTTTTCTTTGTTTTAATTATTTCCTTAGAGCTAACTTCTAAAGAGATAATTTTGGGTTATATCTTTTTAGGTTTCGCTTTGATGTTTTTAATAAATATTATTTGGTTTTACTACTCATATTTCAAAATAAAAAAACAGCATTTAAAAAACATTGAAACTGAAATTTCACATTATAAAAATAATCCTGATAAAAGTATAATTTCAGAATTTAGAAATGATAGTTTTTATTATAAAGACTATAAAATGGAATTCACTCTTATTTGGGAGAAGTTTGAAAGCTTCCAAATTATTGATGATTATTTAGTTCTGAAATCTTTCGGAGCAAATTATTTAAATTTCTTTTTTAACAAGCATGAAATTTCTTCTGAAGAATTCGATAAGATTATTATAATTACAAGAAACAATATCAAAAATAAAAAGTAAATCAGTTATAAAACATGAAAAAATCAAATAAATCAACAAACATTCTTGTCCAAATAGCAAGAGTAATAGTAGGAACCTTATTTATATTTTCGGGTTTTATAAAATTGGTAGATCCAATTGGTTCTCAATACAAATTCGAAGAATATTTTTCGGAAGGCGTCTTAAATTTGGAGTTTTTAATTCCATATGCATTGCCTTTTGCCATCTTTTTAATTATTGCAGAAATTGTTTTAGGAGTAGCACTACTTGTAGGTTGGAGAGCTAAACTCACAGTGAACTCTTTAAAAATAATGATTCTATTCTTTTTATTTTTAACTTGGTATTCTGCCTACTACAACAAAGTTACAGATTGTGGTTGCTTTGGTGATGCTATAAAATTAACTCCTTGGGAAACTTTTACAAAAGATGTTATTCTCACCATTTTAATTTTCTTTATTGGTGCAAAAATTAGATTTATAAAGCCTGTTTTACCAAAAGCAAATCCTGGTTTAATTGTTATTGTATCACTTTTAATTTCTAGTTTTATTACCTATTATGTATTAAATCACTTGCCAATTATCGATTTTAGAGCGTATGCAATTGGCAAAAATATTCCTGAAGGAATGGAATATAAAAATGATGGAAAAATACCTCCTATTCATGATTTTATGTTAGAGGATTCTCAAAATGATTTAGCTCCTCAAATCTTAAAAATGGACAAAGTGATGTTGGTGATCATGTCTAGTTTAGATAAGTCTGATTTTGAAGCTTTTCCTGAAATTAAAATAAAAGCAGATGAAGCTTTACAAAAAGGCTATAAAGTATATGGTGTTTCTGCTTCTTTTTCTGATATTATTCAGATGACAAAAAATGAATATCAACTTCCTTTTGAAATTTTATTTTGCGATGAAACTACACTGAAAACAATGATTAGATCAAACCCAGGTATTATAATTTTAAACAAAGGAACTATTGTTGAAAAGAAAAACTGGAGAGATATTGATGCCATAAAACTATAATGAAAAATTTAATTCTGGTTTTTATTGGTGGTGGTTTTGGTAGTGTTTTACGCTACGTAATTGGCAAATGGCTAAATAATTCTGAAAACGGAATTCCTTATGGAACTTTTGCTGCAAATATTTTAGGAAGCCTTTTAATAGGATTTATTTTAGGCTATGCAGCAAAAAGTGAAGCAATTTCTCAAAATCATACGTTGTTATTAGCAACTGGTTTTTGTGGAGGATTTACAACCTTCTCTACATTTGCTTATGAAAATCACCTATTTTTAAAATCTGGAGACTTTACTTCTTTTGCTTTATATACCATTGCAAGTTTTGTAATTGGTTTTTTAGCTGTTTTTGCAGGAATGTATTTAGTGAAATTTATATAATAAGATTTTAAAATATTAGCTCGAAAATTGTCGAGTAAAAAAAACAAGAATTATGAACGAATTTGTAACCTACCAATCTGAAGAAAATTACGCAATTATCACCATTAACAATGGCAAAGCTAATGCAATTTCGCACGAAGTTGTTGCTGGTGTCAATGCTGGTTTAGACAAAGCTGAACAGGAAGATAAAGTTGTAATTTTAACAGGAACTCAAGGAATTTTTTCTGGTGGTTTCGATTTAAAAGTGATGACAAAATCGCCTGAATCTGCTTTAGAATTGGTTACAAAAGGATCTCAATTATCACACAGAATGCTTTCTTTTCCGAAACCAATTATTTTGGCTTGTAATGGGCATGCGATTGCAAAAGGTGCATTTTTACTATTATCTGTAGATTACAGAATTGGAGTTGAAGGCGATTTTAAAATAGGTTTAAATGAAGTTATGATTGGCATGACAATGCACAATGCTGGAATTGCCATTGCAAAAGCACGTTTGTCTGAAGTGTATTTGAATAGAAGTGTAAATAATGCAGAAATATTCAGTTCTAAAGATGCTGTAAAAGCTGGTTTTTTAGATATGATTGTTCCTGAAAATCATTTATTGCCAACTGCAATTAAAGTGGCAGAAATGTTTACAAAACTCAACAAGAAAGCACATGCTGAAACAAAGTTGAAGGTTAGAAAACATCATTTAGAAGCTTTAGCAAATGCTATTGAATTAGATGCTAAAGGAAGTATTTCTATAGATTTATAATTTCAAAAATAATAAAGGAAGGGAAGTTTTCATTTTAGAAAATAGATTCACCAACAGATTATTTTTGATGAAAACCTAAGAGCTCGCAAACAAGGTTAGCCCTGATTGTAGCAATTGTTTGAGCTCTTTTTTTATGCTGAACTCGATTCAGTATCTGTTGGAATTAATACAACTAGTTTTTAAAATAAATAGAGACTGAAATAAAATCAGCATAAAAAAAAGCGAGTGCGAAAAGCAGGAAATAGCTCCAAAAAAAACTACTTCTTAAAACTCTTTACTCCAGCTTTAATCTCGACATCTAAATGATTTTTTCTTGGTGTTAATGGGCAAGAAAATTTTTCGTTGTAAGCACAATAAGGATTGTAGGAATTGTTGAAATTTAATATAAAAGTTCCATCAGGATTTATATCTGTAGTTTTTAGGTTTATATAACGACCAGCTCCATATGTTTCATTTCCAGAAGTTTTATCTGTAAAAGGTAAAAATAAATCGTCTTTATATTTTTCGTCTAAAGTTTCATCTTGATCTTGATATAAAGTAAGTTCAAAATCTTTTCCTTTTATAATGAAATTTAAAAGTCCATATTCTTTATAAAAAGGTTCTCTGCCTGTATTTGTTGGCATTTTAAAAATTGGAGAATTTTCGATTTTTGTAAATGTTGACAACACAATAAAAGAAGAATCTACAGGAAAAAAATCGAGTCCTTTAAAATTTTTTAAATCTTTCTTTTTTAAAGGTGATGTTGTTGCATCCTTAAAACTTGCATTTAATATTTGTTGATATTCAGTTTCGCCCATTAAAGGACGTTTATCATTTGAATTACAAGAAATTAAGAGTCCTAAAATAAATGTAAATGCAATATTTCTCATAATTAATTCGTGTTGAAACTTAATCCAGAAAATTTATACTTTTTTATAAAGTTGCGTAAATAAAAAAGCAATAACCAAGCAGTAAAATTATACCATGTTTCCAATTTAAATTGAACTTTTTAGGGATAAAAACCATTGGTAACAAGATAAATGAAATGCCTAACATCCAGTAAATATCGCTTGTTAATAGTCTTTCATCTGAAAGAGAAATTGGCGTTATTATAGATGTTATACCAATAACAGCCAAAATATTAAATATATTGGAACCGATTAAATTTCCTAAAGAAATCGCTTTTTCTTTTTTGATAATTGCAATAATTGACGCTGCTAATTCTGGTACACTTGTACCAATTGAAACCACTGTAACTCCAATTACACGTTCTGTAACTCCAAATTCTAACGCTAAAGAAGTTGCACCTCTTATTAACAATTCTGAACCTCCATAAAGACCTATTGCTCCAAGGATTAAAAAGAACGCAGTTTTATAATTAGGTAATAAAATTTCTTCTTCTAAAATTTCATCAACATCTATATTTTTTTGAGTTCGCAAAAGATAAATTAAGAAAATAATTAAAAAAGCAAATAGAAAAATACCTTCATAGAGTTCAATTACTTTATCGTTTGCTAAAAAGAAGAAAAGCAAACCAGAGGCAATCATCATTACTGGCCAATCTGTTTTAAAAAAACCTTTTTGAACAGTCATAGAGCCTAAAAGCAACGTAATTCCTAAAACCAATCCTAAATTTGCAATATTAGAACCAATTACGTTTCCTAAAGATAAATCTGACGAGCCATTTAAAGCTGCGTTAATACTCACAATAAGTTCTGGTGCAGAAGTTGCAAAAGAGACAACTGTCATACCAATAATAACTTTAGAAATATTTAATTTTAAAGATAAAGCGACTGCTGATTTTAGTAACCAGTTTCCACCTAAAATCAATAAAATTAAACCGCCAACAATTAGTAAAAAATTCATATAATTTCTTTTGCGCGAAGATACATTTTTATCACTTTATGATGAAATCAAAAAAATGAAAATGCTATTTTTTAGTTTGAAAATAATCGTTTTTCCTTTACTTTTTAAAAACTTATAAAAAACCTCCTTTACTTGATAATAATATGAAATCAAATAATAGATTATAGATTACATATATTAACTTATTTTAAGTAAATGATGTTTTATATTAAAACAATAATAGCTTTTTTAGTTCTAAATATAAAACCAATCTGAAAGATTGTTTTAAATCTGTTTGGTTACTAGCTTTTGATAGCACTATATTCGAAAAACAGTTGCGCAACTCACTTAATTTTACTAACTTATAAACTTAAACTATTATGATTATTATCGCTTTAAAAATTATCAAAATTATTTCAGAAATTATTATGCTTGTTATTTTCTAATCTTTTAAACATTACAACTTTACTTAAAATTGCAATGT
It includes:
- a CDS encoding TIGR00730 family Rossman fold protein; amino-acid sequence: MKRIVVFCGSSLGFNPMYKQAAIELGNYFVNNNIGLVYGGGKIGMMGALSDTILEQKGEVIGVIPKLLEKEEVLHLGVEEMIICKNMSERKVIMSKLVDGYITLPGGFGTLDELFEALTLSQLYIEQKPVGLLNINGFFDGVLMQLDKMVEEGYVKPENKKLLIVEDSVEKLLEKMNSYKAPKISHVINKVVV
- a CDS encoding calcium/sodium antiporter, giving the protein MNFLLIVGGLILLILGGNWLLKSAVALSLKLNISKVIIGMTVVSFATSAPELIVSINAALNGSSDLSLGNVIGSNIANLGLVLGITLLLGSMTVQKGFFKTDWPVMMIASGLLFFFLANDKVIELYEGIFLFAFLIIFLIYLLRTQKNIDVDEILEEEILLPNYKTAFFLILGAIGLYGGSELLIRGATSLALEFGVTERVIGVTVVSIGTSVPELAASIIAIIKKEKAISLGNLIGSNIFNILAVIGITSIITPISLSDERLLTSDIYWMLGISFILLPMVFIPKKFNLNWKHGIILLLGYCFFIYATL
- a CDS encoding BT_3928 family protein, which codes for MKKSNKSTNILVQIARVIVGTLFIFSGFIKLVDPIGSQYKFEEYFSEGVLNLEFLIPYALPFAIFLIIAEIVLGVALLVGWRAKLTVNSLKIMILFFLFLTWYSAYYNKVTDCGCFGDAIKLTPWETFTKDVILTILIFFIGAKIRFIKPVLPKANPGLIVIVSLLISSFITYYVLNHLPIIDFRAYAIGKNIPEGMEYKNDGKIPPIHDFMLEDSQNDLAPQILKMDKVMLVIMSSLDKSDFEAFPEIKIKADEALQKGYKVYGVSASFSDIIQMTKNEYQLPFEILFCDETTLKTMIRSNPGIIILNKGTIVEKKNWRDIDAIKL
- a CDS encoding crotonase/enoyl-CoA hydratase family protein, with translation MNEFVTYQSEENYAIITINNGKANAISHEVVAGVNAGLDKAEQEDKVVILTGTQGIFSGGFDLKVMTKSPESALELVTKGSQLSHRMLSFPKPIILACNGHAIAKGAFLLLSVDYRIGVEGDFKIGLNEVMIGMTMHNAGIAIAKARLSEVYLNRSVNNAEIFSSKDAVKAGFLDMIVPENHLLPTAIKVAEMFTKLNKKAHAETKLKVRKHHLEALANAIELDAKGSISIDL
- the crcB gene encoding fluoride efflux transporter CrcB; translated protein: MKNLILVFIGGGFGSVLRYVIGKWLNNSENGIPYGTFAANILGSLLIGFILGYAAKSEAISQNHTLLLATGFCGGFTTFSTFAYENHLFLKSGDFTSFALYTIASFVIGFLAVFAGMYLVKFI
- a CDS encoding DUF1599 domain-containing protein, with translation MQDTSKQYDAVIEGCRSLFIKKMSDYGSAWRILRLPSLTDQIFIKAQRIRQLQENEVRKVDEGEKSEFIGIINYSIMALIQLEKGVVENPDLSTEQATVLYDKHAKITKELMMNKNHDYGEAWREMRVSSLTDLILQKLLRVKQIEDNKGKTIVSEGIDANYQDMINYAVFAMIHLGK
- a CDS encoding DUF1684 domain-containing protein gives rise to the protein MRNIAFTFILGLLISCNSNDKRPLMGETEYQQILNASFKDATTSPLKKKDLKNFKGLDFFPVDSSFIVLSTFTKIENSPIFKMPTNTGREPFYKEYGLLNFIIKGKDFELTLYQDQDETLDEKYKDDLFLPFTDKTSGNETYGAGRYINLKTTDINPDGTFILNFNNSYNPYCAYNEKFSCPLTPRKNHLDVEIKAGVKSFKK